A window of Halogeometricum sp. S1BR25-6 genomic DNA:
CCTCCTCGGCACCGCGTTCGGCTTCTGGTACTACGGCTTCCACCCCCTCCCGCTGTCGGACCCGCTCATCACGTGGCAGTTGGCGAACGAACCGGTCGTGATGTGGCCGTTCGTCCCGGACAGTCCGGTCGGAACGCTGTTCGTCGCGGGCGCGTTCGCCCTCTGGAAACTCGGCCGCACGAACGAGTACCTGAACGCTCTCGCCTTCTTCGGCTGTCTGAAACTGGGTCTGTGGACGCCGTTCGTCCTCCTGACGTTCTCCGAGGCGTTCCTCGCGGGAACGGTGCTCCCGATGTACCTCTTTCTCGTGTTCAGCCACCTCGCGATGGCCGTCGAGGCGTTCGTCCTGCACCGCATCTCCGACTTTCCGGTCCGCGCCGTCGCCGTCGCCGTCGTCTGGTACGGCCTCAACGACGTGGTCGATTACTTCGTCCCCGTCGTCGGCGACCCGCACCACACGTCGCTGCCGCTGGCCGACGCCGCCCCGTTCGCGGGGACGACCGTTCTTCAGGTCGCCGCCGCCGGGGCGGTCACGCTGACGCTGGCCGCGACGTTCCTCACGCTCTCGACGCGCATCAAGAAGTTGGAGCTTCGGTCGGGTCGAGCCTGAAGCGACCGGAACCGACGCCGGACGCGGACGCGACGGCGACCGTCACCCGCGGGTCGGGACTCAACGGTCGTTCCCGACCCGCGACAGCAGCGCCCGACGGAGGACGGCGTCGGCCGCCCGCCGGACCCGTTCGGAGGCCGCCTGCTGGCTGATTCCGAGTCGGTCGGCCACCTCCGACAGCGTCACTTGCCGCGGCACCTCGAAATACCCCGACTCGACCGCCAGCGAGAGCGCC
This region includes:
- a CDS encoding DUF1405 domain-containing protein; translated protein: MAASTGLRRLFDGDGLPPADRLPRWLAPLPERVENAGLSLVWVVVATNLLGTAFGFWYYGFHPLPLSDPLITWQLANEPVVMWPFVPDSPVGTLFVAGAFALWKLGRTNEYLNALAFFGCLKLGLWTPFVLLTFSEAFLAGTVLPMYLFLVFSHLAMAVEAFVLHRISDFPVRAVAVAVVWYGLNDVVDYFVPVVGDPHHTSLPLADAAPFAGTTVLQVAAAGAVTLTLAATFLTLSTRIKKLELRSGRA